The genomic window CATTAAATACTCCTAGATTATTTTCTATTAAATTTTTCGATAACTCTGTCGATACTTTTGGCAGTAATCATAGATTTAGCTGCTTTAGAAGCAGTTTCTATAAGAGGTTCGATTTCCTCAGTTCTATCTTTTTTACTAAATGTATCTAAAACAAAGTTTATAACTTCCTCAGTCCTTTTAGGTTTTCCGATTCCGCATTTTATCCTGATAAACTCCTCTCCAAGGTGGGAAATAATAGATTTAACTCCGTTATGTCCACCGGCTCTTCCTTTTTTCTTGATTTTAAGTTTACCCAGTGTAATGTCCATGTCATCATAGATAACTATAAGATCTTCGACAGGATCCAGTTTATAGAATTTTACTACCTCTCTGATTGAATCTCCACTGAGGTTCATAAATGTCATAGGTTTGAGTAGAAAAACCTTTTCCCCATCGACAGTAGCTTCTCCAAGATCACCATTAAACTTATCTCTAAAGTTAGTTACTCCTAATTCTTCTGCTAAATAATCGATTACATCGAATCCGATATTATGTCTTGTCTTATCATACTTACTTCCTGGGTTTCCCAGTCCTACTATTAATTTCATTCTTTTGTTCTCCTTCGTTTTTTAAATTATTATTTTTAGACACAGAGATTACAGAGCTTTAAATCAGAGATTCATAGAATTTTTTT from Psychrilyobacter atlanticus DSM 19335 includes these protein-coding regions:
- the pth gene encoding aminoacyl-tRNA hydrolase; the protein is MKLIVGLGNPGSKYDKTRHNIGFDVIDYLAEELGVTNFRDKFNGDLGEATVDGEKVFLLKPMTFMNLSGDSIREVVKFYKLDPVEDLIVIYDDMDITLGKLKIKKKGRAGGHNGVKSIISHLGEEFIRIKCGIGKPKRTEEVINFVLDTFSKKDRTEEIEPLIETASKAAKSMITAKSIDRVIEKFNRK